The Niastella koreensis GR20-10 genome includes a window with the following:
- a CDS encoding Eco57I restriction-modification methylase domain-containing protein, with protein MIHFIHNIGDYFASNYFDEDFSRKVIGKSGYGVDAIKQFNLAIARLKPEYFKLKQKFIENHLRTKDKLNLSHAFHSLVLTALGYDAAHTQYDELFSINDKNILPVRHILYRGDQVHLMVMEMHALIKTGDEEPDGLFEQSYNVANEEEAAAKTQKYHRSHWADIFTVRDGMSISPMIINQAINELFLQPMHLRPKFILLCGGNQYFLLEAEKWFRGSYLQLDLEALFDDASVQKDYYAVFYLLLGKELLAPTAEMVLMDQLDEDAHKAAYEVTKDLKEGVIHAVENLANEAVQYLKKQGVNYHEIDANLLKNDCLNMVYRLLFLFYAEAREDLDILPSNDEVYERGYSLEMLRDLEQVPLVTESSINGYFFHDSLFRLFNLLNKGYREEEGASRTFKIRHLDSPLFNNEELHYLNRVKIRNVVWQDVICELSLSKKQRGKNRGRISYTNLGINQLGSVYESLLAFRGFLAETDYIEVHRKKKKGESSEKVVRIDGSFLVPRHRLGDFHKDEIYYTEKEETADELKVIPQGSFIYRLSGRDRQKSASYYTPEVLTQTTVKYTLKPILERLDKGELKAPDLLKLKILEPAMGAAAFHNEVINQLAQAYLTYRQQELNRKVDPNHYQEELQKIKAYIALNNVYGVDLNPTAVELGKLSLWLNVIHKDMQTPFFGYRLGVGNAVVGSWLKVFKYKDFSFEPKGQKGFEKKEWWTIAPRHLQFGKKGVLRREDEIYHFLLPDDSMVASAGIKLLKDAYPAEAVRVAEWRKVFCEPIRQDEYTLLQQIAKAIDALLLEHYEIQKNISLITEANTAYFGNENASLNINFLSYSYEQKEKFARERLKTNAPYYKLKQIMDYWCSLWFWDLRAAAELPTRRQWYQDLVQILNIDLTTVYHQEQTDEEAGRDYRKDKKQLEKQLVEALKQSTSSLFSNERAVLVKQYADQYRFFHYELEFIEVFRENNGFDIAVGNPPWLKWKFEELEVMGEIYPELMIREDIKAPQANKFRSIFFEQESNRNEYFNELIDDSSNGYFMSSAQNYPLLQGVQTNLYTCVIENSLKWVNEDGFIGLVHPDGIFNDPKGYAARRVLYKRLFYHFHFKNSLTLFQEVKDQKQYSLNVYSGRLNNGIRFDTISHLLHPSTIDECYVSHLTELPLMQRTLDGKLVWDLRGNQNRIITYDEELLLLVRNLFDDDANEDNAKLPLIYSRNIIEILNKLNQNKSKVRDLKGVKISVGFDETIDMNKGKIQKGNFQHDTVENFIFSGPHIFTANSYYKSPREISNNKSEYDTIQPSLMSESYLQNSLYQLARHPSDDEDAWKKMLKIGFRKMLNQTADRTLNGTVLPKGTMHINGIISVVSTDETELLMFGALSASLLFDFYIKATGKGNLNKSTIENLPLKVSTEFEPYILFRFLLLTTVTRHYRDIWEDHFMEGFKNDTWSIDDARLLPLKEYEKKWDFKKSLSNDFARRQALLEIDVLVAMAFNVSLTDLIDIYNVQFRVFKKNEDDTWYDSKGNIVFTGNVGLVGVGLDRPDWEQITAMKEGETYTHTITKSELYQGRQVTYHAPFTKCDRAEDYKRAWAHFEKRFNKV; from the coding sequence ATGATTCATTTCATTCATAATATAGGAGACTATTTTGCTTCCAACTATTTCGATGAAGATTTCTCCAGGAAAGTAATCGGAAAATCAGGGTACGGCGTAGATGCCATTAAACAATTCAACCTGGCCATTGCCAGGTTGAAACCCGAGTATTTTAAGCTGAAGCAAAAGTTTATAGAAAATCACTTGCGTACCAAAGACAAGCTCAACTTATCGCATGCCTTTCATTCTTTGGTACTGACAGCACTGGGTTACGATGCGGCTCATACGCAATACGACGAGCTGTTTTCCATCAATGATAAAAATATATTGCCGGTACGCCATATTCTGTATCGTGGCGATCAGGTGCATCTGATGGTAATGGAAATGCACGCCCTCATTAAAACCGGCGATGAAGAGCCTGATGGGTTGTTTGAGCAAAGCTACAATGTAGCCAACGAAGAAGAAGCAGCCGCAAAAACTCAAAAATACCATCGTTCTCATTGGGCCGATATTTTTACAGTGCGCGATGGCATGAGTATTTCCCCCATGATTATCAATCAGGCCATCAATGAACTTTTTTTGCAGCCTATGCATCTTCGCCCTAAGTTTATATTGCTCTGTGGCGGTAACCAGTATTTTTTGCTGGAAGCGGAAAAATGGTTCCGGGGCTCTTACCTGCAGCTGGACCTGGAAGCCCTGTTTGACGACGCCAGTGTACAGAAAGATTATTATGCTGTTTTTTATCTGCTTTTGGGTAAAGAACTCCTGGCCCCTACTGCCGAAATGGTGCTGATGGACCAGCTGGATGAAGATGCCCACAAAGCGGCGTATGAGGTTACCAAAGACCTGAAGGAAGGGGTGATCCATGCCGTGGAAAACCTGGCCAACGAAGCGGTGCAATACCTGAAAAAACAGGGGGTTAACTACCACGAAATAGATGCCAACCTATTGAAAAACGATTGCCTGAACATGGTGTATCGTCTGCTGTTCTTATTTTACGCCGAAGCCCGTGAAGACCTGGACATTTTACCATCGAATGATGAAGTATATGAACGGGGTTACTCCCTGGAAATGTTGCGGGACCTGGAACAGGTACCACTCGTGACCGAATCGAGCATCAACGGATATTTTTTCCATGATTCGCTCTTCCGCCTGTTTAATTTATTAAACAAAGGGTACCGGGAAGAAGAGGGCGCCAGCAGAACTTTCAAGATCCGCCATCTCGACTCGCCCTTGTTCAATAACGAGGAGCTTCATTACCTTAACCGGGTAAAAATCCGTAATGTGGTATGGCAGGACGTGATTTGCGAGCTGTCGCTTTCGAAAAAGCAGCGAGGCAAAAACAGAGGCCGTATTTCTTACACCAATTTAGGCATTAACCAGCTGGGCTCGGTATACGAGAGCCTGCTTGCGTTTCGTGGCTTTTTGGCCGAAACTGATTATATAGAGGTGCATCGCAAAAAGAAAAAGGGCGAATCCTCTGAAAAAGTAGTGCGTATAGACGGATCTTTCCTGGTTCCCCGTCATCGCCTCGGCGATTTTCATAAAGATGAAATTTATTATACCGAAAAAGAAGAAACTGCGGATGAGCTGAAAGTCATCCCCCAAGGTTCGTTCATCTACCGGCTAAGCGGCCGCGACCGCCAAAAATCTGCGTCCTACTATACACCGGAGGTGCTCACACAAACAACGGTAAAATATACGCTTAAGCCTATATTGGAACGGCTGGACAAAGGCGAGCTGAAGGCCCCGGATCTGCTTAAACTGAAAATACTGGAGCCGGCCATGGGGGCTGCAGCCTTCCATAACGAGGTTATCAACCAGCTGGCTCAGGCTTACCTTACCTACCGTCAGCAAGAGCTGAACCGAAAAGTAGATCCCAATCATTACCAGGAGGAGCTTCAAAAAATAAAAGCCTACATAGCACTCAATAATGTATATGGCGTCGATTTGAACCCTACGGCCGTGGAGTTGGGTAAGCTATCGCTTTGGCTCAATGTGATCCACAAGGATATGCAAACCCCTTTCTTTGGTTATCGGCTTGGCGTGGGAAATGCCGTGGTGGGCAGCTGGCTAAAGGTGTTTAAGTACAAGGATTTTTCCTTTGAGCCGAAGGGACAAAAAGGGTTTGAGAAAAAAGAATGGTGGACGATAGCGCCCAGGCATTTACAATTTGGTAAAAAGGGTGTGTTGCGCCGTGAGGATGAGATTTACCATTTCCTGCTGCCCGACGACAGTATGGTAGCCTCTGCAGGCATTAAACTGCTAAAAGACGCCTACCCTGCCGAAGCGGTCCGGGTAGCCGAATGGCGAAAAGTTTTTTGCGAACCCATACGGCAGGATGAATATACCCTGCTGCAACAAATAGCCAAAGCTATCGATGCCCTGCTGCTGGAACATTACGAGATCCAAAAGAACATCAGCCTGATTACCGAAGCCAATACGGCTTACTTTGGTAATGAAAATGCGTCCCTTAACATCAATTTTCTATCCTACTCCTACGAACAAAAGGAAAAATTTGCCAGGGAGCGCCTCAAAACCAATGCCCCTTATTACAAGTTGAAGCAGATTATGGATTACTGGTGCAGCTTGTGGTTTTGGGATCTGCGTGCTGCTGCAGAGCTGCCTACACGCCGCCAATGGTACCAGGACCTGGTACAAATTTTAAACATTGACCTGACTACCGTATACCACCAGGAACAAACCGATGAAGAAGCAGGTCGTGATTACCGCAAGGATAAAAAACAATTGGAAAAACAATTGGTAGAAGCGTTGAAGCAATCCACCTCATCGCTGTTTTCCAATGAAAGGGCGGTGTTGGTAAAGCAGTATGCCGATCAGTACCGTTTTTTCCATTACGAGCTGGAGTTTATAGAAGTATTCAGAGAAAACAATGGTTTTGATATTGCAGTGGGCAACCCACCCTGGTTAAAATGGAAGTTTGAAGAGTTAGAGGTGATGGGTGAAATTTACCCGGAATTAATGATACGGGAGGACATCAAAGCGCCCCAGGCGAATAAATTCAGGAGTATATTTTTTGAGCAGGAATCAAACAGGAATGAATACTTCAATGAACTAATAGATGATTCTTCCAATGGATACTTTATGAGCAGCGCTCAAAATTATCCATTACTCCAGGGTGTACAAACCAATTTGTATACCTGTGTAATTGAAAATTCATTGAAGTGGGTTAATGAAGATGGTTTTATTGGATTAGTACATCCGGATGGTATATTCAACGACCCGAAAGGATATGCAGCCCGGCGGGTTTTATATAAAAGACTATTCTATCATTTTCATTTTAAGAATTCACTAACGCTGTTCCAGGAGGTTAAGGACCAAAAGCAATACAGTTTAAACGTATATTCAGGCAGGCTAAACAATGGAATCCGGTTTGATACTATATCACATTTGTTGCACCCTTCTACAATCGACGAATGTTATGTATCTCATTTAACAGAACTGCCTTTAATGCAAAGAACGCTGGATGGAAAGTTAGTATGGGATTTAAGAGGTAATCAAAATAGAATTATAACCTACGACGAGGAATTGTTGTTATTAGTCAGAAACCTTTTTGATGACGATGCTAATGAGGACAATGCAAAACTCCCGCTAATTTATTCACGAAACATTATCGAAATTTTAAACAAACTAAATCAGAATAAAAGTAAAGTCAGGGACCTTAAAGGCGTAAAAATCTCTGTTGGATTTGATGAAACAATAGATATGAATAAAGGCAAAATTCAAAAAGGGAATTTTCAGCATGATACTGTTGAAAATTTCATTTTCAGCGGGCCTCATATTTTTACAGCCAATTCGTATTATAAATCGCCCCGTGAAATTTCCAACAATAAATCTGAATATGACACCATTCAACCTTCATTGATGAGTGAGTCCTATTTACAAAATAGTCTGTACCAATTGGCCAGGCATCCATCTGACGATGAAGATGCATGGAAAAAAATGTTGAAAATCGGGTTTAGAAAAATGTTGAATCAAACCGCTGACAGGACGCTTAATGGAACAGTTCTTCCAAAAGGCACCATGCATATTAATGGGATTATTTCTGTGGTTTCGACCGATGAAACAGAGCTTCTTATGTTTGGAGCGTTGTCGGCTTCATTATTGTTTGATTTTTATATAAAAGCCACTGGTAAAGGGAATTTAAATAAATCGACCATTGAAAATTTGCCTTTAAAGGTCTCAACTGAATTTGAACCATATATTCTTTTCAGGTTCCTGTTATTAACTACCGTCACCAGGCATTACAGAGATATTTGGGAGGATCATTTTATGGAAGGTTTTAAAAATGATACATGGAGCATAGATGACGCAAGATTGCTGCCGCTTAAAGAATATGAAAAAAAGTGGGATTTTAAGAAATCATTATCGAATGATTTTGCACGACGTCAGGCATTGCTGGAGATAGATGTTTTGGTGGCCATGGCATTTAACGTTTCGCTTACAGATTTGATTGACATTTACAATGTTCAATTCAGGGTGTTCAAAAAAAATGAGGATGATACATGGTACGATAGTAAAGGGAACATTGTATTTACCGGCAACGTAGGTTTAGTAGGCGTAGGCCTCGATCGTCCCGATTGGGAGCAGATAACAGCAATGAAGGAAGGGGAAACTTATACTCATACCATTACCAAAAGTGAATTGTATCAGGGTCGACAGGTAACTTACCATGCTCCCTTTACCAAATGCGATCGTGCAGAAGATTATAAACGAGCCTGGGCTCATTTCGAAAAAAGATTCAATAAAGTATAA
- a CDS encoding DEAD/DEAH box helicase, with protein MQQAIEIKESITSYLKATFTFRKKEVARAFDAFIHHPAQGMFKGPYVSLKLRFVKADAEEVPRIPLTIKPNWPPYDHQVQSWTRLSTVDKKPQPTIVTTGTGSGKTESFLYPILDYCYQQQHRAGVKIIILYPMNALATDQAKRLAEIIHEDHRLRGKITAGLFIGEGNGPKGQFPKSMGETNIIEHRDTILDSPPDILLTNFKMLDYALMKHNYHKLWLNNLKDPGLLQFLVLDELHTYDGAQGTDVANLIRRLKLKLELPAGQLCAVGTSATIGSGAEAPQLLADYASKVFGETVGTDAIITENRIGVDAFFGADETLLDFIPLPHRLKDLEHRESEDFDTYLQAHIDIWQQDKRSLAHGLIQLKLVKDLVKVANKAKGTRTVEEIIRDLSLANENFRKLPQWDATHQYSPKERILESLLTLIAAAKDIDNPRSPFMYLQVQLWVRELSGVQYTLEQPAQFSFRDQVDANKEIAALPPWYCRECNSSGWLGVKPDNRDVFSKDIHEVYEKFFARNKNVYFLLPGNELTTDDLQATGYAPDDFLQEKIHPVRLYIVPKDEDGFNIQAFRKLKNNKSEHICPCCNNAGTVAIIGTKIPTLSSIVVSQTLATDLDPASDQHRKVLAFTNSVQDAAHQAGFIEGRNYRFTFRASIQKVINAMEEPQRLDVLANQFKDYWKRYGDETGIDPLSGYLYRFFPKDYLGKASPLDYYKSNQYYPHFLKEFDARIQWEVFAEFGFNSRIGRTLEKTGASSVYFDSERLTQAIELLTNWLQLNDVSGTINSEALLRFTNLVLHRARNRGAIDHVYLKKFREEKLSLWDLNWQKDRRHFLNPKFGTRSRLPKLLTNNDSRSNLLDTTRAKNTNWFHAYFRKSFKQASSEPNFINEFYEQWAQSLVKAGLLNSIKIDDQYNYAIVADALWVKKNVKEYRCNSCEDVIYTNDAGSLVNEGQCLSYRCTGNYALEPAASNNYYKAVYNRNRFPRVYAREHTGLLGRREREQLEIDFKQRSRFNATNTLVATSTLEMGIDIGTLNTVYNNSIPPLPSNFLQRVGRAGRSSGAALVVNFAKNQNHDLYYYTDPLDMMQGDVNTPGCYLEAKDILRRHFTAFCFDSWTSAQPNENAIPTFIRELKLASRDLNDAAFFINRLNNFIETNRVILVHQFLQQYDQHTGTVAFNEVAGALDSGQFYEQLLTVFARIKDELLQIEQRRKELDDMAKTLNLAKGDPTLDELVREKKNLSGIKKGIISRNTLEHLTNVGVLPNYAFPETGVRLNAHVMSRQAEGSDNIALDKDFEIVRPASQAIKELAPENYFYTQGYRFEVTGVNTFDWSEPLHFHYKRFCSKCDHMELDSLASKGNCPKCDDASWNAASNVHRYAKLTAVKSFNKSGDATLTDADDDRDAQQYLMMHHVYLDKKTSEGAWVLKDIPFGIEYVKNATITSVNYGRSDANDARKLRINDTEVLTKGFVTCKHCGKSVSATHLLASARDFHYGYCQYKEVGYQPGSNEVFEEVYFFREIQTEVLKIVLPIQEFNSGADIRMFEAGIDVGLKKYFKGNPDHIRILSYREFNHKTGKFDRFLLLYDTIPGGTGYLEQLFDHKEFSLLLRYGYESIRDCSCQLSGKDGCYKCIYSYGNQYNRADLSRARAENWFRQICEKTDAWVQNKEGLTSITDSGKIEESELEERFLKLLSIYADKTDGMSFESMKQDGKVYYQLSLDKGDISALYWIRPQVSLGTKDGIAYSTRTDFLLVCGKYRIDGKDYKDEVPRIALYLDGYQYHASETHNVFERDIEIRKAISRNPQYKSWTMTWKDLDQWQALLGGDTTVKDELFSTYKNYFYTNYTGKLLGTLKDQRKVNYAQGVTNVYRWLEQLWHPVISVHQKSWYLYTASWTKNLLEPSFAPDKLNSLLMEKLTSDSYIRNNKVQNFDALLPVQELPKFDFAGWRIWVNVHQKVVYNCLELLPVKAIDKAQWEDFWRIFNLFQSDKFVVAQDADQQEGDADIDLLGEIKALYDATLHDLMQQAISKGWVTAGNAEYLDSWMDETGNILADAELVLTVPKIVVGPRSTECRKMFETAGFRVYALNQINDIKL; from the coding sequence TTGCAACAAGCGATAGAAATAAAGGAGTCCATCACATCTTACCTGAAAGCCACTTTCACCTTTCGCAAAAAAGAAGTGGCCCGGGCTTTTGATGCGTTTATACATCATCCTGCGCAAGGTATGTTTAAGGGGCCTTATGTATCCCTGAAGCTGCGTTTTGTAAAAGCCGATGCTGAAGAAGTGCCACGAATACCCCTGACCATAAAACCCAATTGGCCGCCTTATGATCACCAGGTACAATCCTGGACCCGGCTTTCCACTGTGGATAAAAAGCCTCAGCCAACCATTGTAACCACCGGTACCGGGTCCGGCAAAACTGAATCCTTTTTATATCCTATACTGGATTACTGCTATCAGCAGCAACATCGGGCAGGTGTGAAGATCATCATTCTATACCCCATGAATGCACTGGCCACGGATCAGGCTAAACGCCTGGCAGAGATAATACACGAAGATCACAGATTAAGGGGTAAAATAACAGCCGGCTTGTTCATTGGAGAAGGCAATGGTCCCAAAGGTCAGTTTCCCAAAAGTATGGGTGAAACCAATATTATCGAACACCGGGACACCATACTTGATTCGCCACCAGATATTCTGCTCACCAACTTCAAGATGCTTGATTATGCCCTGATGAAACATAACTACCACAAGTTATGGCTGAATAATCTGAAAGACCCCGGGCTATTGCAGTTTCTGGTGTTGGATGAACTGCATACTTACGATGGAGCACAAGGCACTGATGTAGCCAATCTCATCCGCCGCTTAAAGCTCAAACTGGAGCTGCCCGCCGGGCAATTGTGCGCTGTAGGAACATCGGCCACCATTGGTTCAGGCGCCGAAGCACCGCAGTTACTGGCCGATTATGCCAGTAAAGTGTTTGGCGAAACCGTAGGCACCGATGCCATCATTACCGAGAATCGAATTGGTGTTGATGCGTTTTTTGGCGCCGATGAAACCTTGCTGGATTTTATTCCTTTGCCGCACCGCCTCAAAGACCTGGAGCACCGGGAAAGCGAAGATTTTGATACTTACCTGCAAGCCCATATCGATATCTGGCAGCAGGACAAAAGGAGCCTGGCCCATGGCCTGATACAGCTTAAGCTGGTAAAAGACCTTGTGAAAGTGGCCAATAAAGCAAAGGGAACGCGAACGGTGGAGGAGATTATCCGTGACCTGTCCCTTGCAAACGAAAACTTCCGGAAGCTACCGCAATGGGATGCCACCCATCAGTACAGTCCCAAAGAACGAATCCTGGAATCATTGCTCACGCTCATAGCTGCGGCAAAAGATATTGATAATCCGCGGTCGCCTTTTATGTACCTGCAAGTACAACTGTGGGTGCGGGAATTAAGTGGTGTTCAGTATACGCTGGAGCAGCCTGCACAGTTCTCTTTCCGCGACCAGGTAGATGCCAACAAAGAAATAGCAGCCCTGCCACCCTGGTATTGCAGGGAATGCAATTCGTCCGGTTGGTTGGGTGTAAAGCCCGATAACCGGGATGTGTTCAGTAAAGACATCCATGAAGTATATGAAAAGTTTTTTGCCCGCAATAAAAACGTGTATTTCCTTCTGCCCGGCAATGAACTGACAACCGACGACCTGCAGGCCACCGGTTATGCGCCCGATGATTTTTTACAGGAAAAAATACATCCGGTACGGTTATATATAGTACCAAAAGATGAAGATGGGTTTAATATACAGGCATTTCGCAAACTAAAAAACAACAAGTCAGAGCATATTTGCCCATGCTGTAATAATGCCGGCACGGTAGCCATTATTGGAACCAAAATACCTACCCTGAGTTCTATAGTCGTAAGTCAGACATTGGCCACCGACCTGGATCCGGCCAGCGATCAACATCGCAAGGTATTGGCCTTTACCAATTCGGTGCAGGATGCCGCCCACCAGGCTGGCTTTATAGAAGGAAGAAATTACCGGTTCACGTTCAGGGCATCCATCCAGAAAGTAATCAATGCAATGGAAGAACCGCAGCGGTTGGATGTGTTGGCCAATCAGTTTAAGGATTATTGGAAGCGATATGGCGACGAAACCGGTATCGATCCGCTCAGTGGTTATCTATATCGTTTCTTTCCCAAAGATTATTTGGGAAAGGCTTCCCCACTGGACTATTATAAAAGCAACCAATATTACCCACATTTCCTGAAAGAATTCGATGCCCGTATTCAATGGGAGGTATTTGCAGAGTTTGGCTTCAATTCACGCATTGGCCGCACACTCGAAAAAACCGGTGCTTCATCGGTGTACTTCGATTCTGAAAGATTAACCCAAGCCATAGAATTACTCACCAACTGGCTTCAGCTGAATGATGTGAGTGGTACCATCAACAGTGAGGCATTGCTTCGCTTTACCAACCTGGTGCTTCACCGTGCCCGCAACCGGGGGGCCATAGATCATGTATATCTAAAAAAATTCAGGGAAGAAAAATTGAGCCTGTGGGATTTGAACTGGCAAAAAGATCGCCGCCATTTTTTGAATCCCAAATTTGGTACCCGTTCCCGGTTGCCCAAACTGCTCACCAATAATGATTCCCGAAGCAATCTTTTGGATACTACCCGGGCCAAAAACACCAATTGGTTTCACGCTTATTTCAGGAAGAGTTTTAAGCAGGCTTCATCAGAACCCAATTTTATAAACGAATTTTATGAGCAGTGGGCCCAATCATTGGTAAAAGCCGGCCTGCTTAACTCCATAAAAATTGACGACCAGTACAACTATGCCATTGTTGCTGATGCTTTATGGGTAAAGAAAAATGTAAAAGAATATCGCTGCAACAGCTGCGAAGATGTGATATATACCAACGATGCGGGCAGCCTGGTAAACGAAGGCCAATGTTTGAGTTACCGGTGTACCGGTAATTATGCTTTGGAGCCTGCTGCGAGCAATAATTATTATAAGGCCGTATATAACCGTAATCGTTTTCCCAGGGTATATGCACGGGAGCATACCGGGCTTTTGGGGCGAAGGGAAAGAGAACAGTTGGAGATCGACTTTAAGCAACGCAGCCGTTTTAATGCTACTAATACCCTGGTGGCTACGAGTACTTTAGAAATGGGTATCGATATCGGGACCCTGAATACTGTATATAACAATTCGATCCCGCCACTGCCATCCAACTTTCTGCAACGTGTAGGGCGTGCAGGGCGTAGTTCCGGAGCTGCGCTGGTGGTGAATTTTGCAAAAAACCAAAACCACGATCTGTACTACTATACCGATCCGCTGGATATGATGCAGGGCGATGTAAATACACCGGGCTGCTACCTGGAAGCAAAAGATATTTTACGCAGACATTTTACCGCATTTTGTTTCGATAGCTGGACATCGGCACAGCCAAACGAAAATGCCATTCCTACTTTTATTCGCGAACTGAAATTAGCATCGCGTGATTTGAATGATGCGGCCTTTTTCATCAACCGGCTCAACAATTTTATTGAAACCAATAGAGTAATATTGGTACATCAGTTTTTACAGCAGTACGATCAGCATACAGGAACAGTGGCATTTAATGAGGTAGCGGGCGCTTTGGATTCGGGCCAGTTTTATGAGCAATTACTAACCGTGTTTGCCAGAATAAAAGACGAGTTGCTCCAAATTGAACAGCGCAGGAAAGAGTTGGACGATATGGCTAAAACACTCAACCTGGCAAAGGGCGATCCCACGCTGGATGAACTGGTTCGGGAAAAGAAAAACCTGAGCGGCATAAAAAAGGGAATTATAAGCAGAAATACTTTAGAGCATCTGACCAATGTAGGGGTATTGCCTAATTATGCATTTCCCGAAACCGGTGTGCGCCTCAACGCTCATGTAATGAGCCGCCAGGCCGAAGGAAGTGACAATATTGCCCTGGATAAGGACTTTGAGATTGTGCGACCCGCCTCACAGGCCATTAAAGAATTGGCGCCTGAAAATTATTTTTATACACAGGGCTATCGTTTTGAGGTCACCGGGGTGAATACATTTGACTGGAGCGAACCTCTCCATTTTCACTACAAGCGTTTTTGTTCCAAATGCGACCATATGGAGCTGGATAGCCTGGCCAGCAAAGGCAACTGTCCCAAATGTGACGATGCGTCCTGGAATGCCGCATCCAATGTACATCGATACGCAAAGCTGACGGCTGTTAAGTCGTTCAATAAGTCAGGTGATGCAACTTTGACTGATGCCGATGATGACAGGGATGCGCAGCAATACTTAATGATGCATCATGTGTACCTGGACAAGAAAACTTCTGAAGGCGCCTGGGTGTTGAAGGACATTCCCTTTGGTATCGAATATGTAAAAAATGCTACTATCACTTCGGTCAATTATGGCAGAAGCGACGCCAACGATGCCCGTAAGCTGCGCATTAATGATACAGAAGTACTTACCAAAGGTTTTGTAACCTGCAAGCATTGCGGCAAATCCGTATCGGCCACCCACCTTTTAGCATCGGCCAGGGATTTTCATTATGGTTATTGCCAATATAAAGAGGTGGGCTACCAGCCTGGCAGCAACGAAGTATTTGAGGAAGTATATTTCTTTCGGGAAATACAGACCGAAGTACTTAAGATAGTATTGCCCATCCAGGAGTTCAATAGTGGAGCGGACATCCGGATGTTTGAGGCCGGCATCGATGTGGGCCTGAAGAAATACTTTAAAGGAAATCCGGATCATATACGTATTCTTTCCTACAGGGAGTTCAATCATAAAACCGGCAAATTTGACCGCTTCCTGCTGCTGTATGATACCATTCCGGGCGGTACCGGATACCTGGAACAGCTTTTTGACCATAAAGAGTTTTCACTCCTGCTACGATACGGTTATGAATCCATACGGGATTGCAGTTGCCAGCTATCGGGCAAGGATGGCTGCTACAAATGCATCTACTCCTATGGCAATCAATACAACCGTGCCGACCTGAGCAGGGCGAGAGCAGAAAACTGGTTTCGACAGATCTGTGAAAAAACCGATGCGTGGGTGCAAAACAAAGAAGGGCTGACCTCCATCACCGATAGCGGCAAGATCGAAGAATCTGAGCTGGAAGAACGTTTCTTAAAGCTATTGTCGATATATGCCGATAAAACGGATGGCATGTCCTTCGAAAGCATGAAGCAGGACGGCAAAGTGTATTACCAATTAAGTCTGGATAAAGGAGATATTTCCGCTCTATACTGGATAAGGCCGCAGGTATCTTTGGGTACGAAAGATGGCATTGCGTACAGCACGCGTACTGATTTTCTGCTGGTATGTGGTAAGTATAGAATCGATGGAAAAGACTATAAAGATGAAGTGCCTCGTATAGCACTATACCTGGATGGCTATCAGTACCATGCTTCCGAAACGCACAATGTTTTTGAAAGAGATATCGAAATCAGAAAAGCGATTTCAAGAAACCCTCAATACAAATCGTGGACAATGACCTGGAAAGACCTGGATCAATGGCAGGCATTGTTGGGAGGCGATACGACAGTGAAAGATGAATTGTTCTCCACATATAAAAACTATTTTTATACCAACTATACAGGCAAATTATTGGGTACCTTAAAAGATCAGCGTAAGGTGAACTATGCGCAGGGGGTTACCAATGTGTATCGCTGGCTGGAGCAACTGTGGCACCCCGTTATTAGTGTGCATCAAAAGTCATGGTACTTATACACAGCCTCCTGGACCAAAAATTTGCTGGAACCCTCTTTTGCACCCGATAAGCTGAACTCCCTGCTCATGGAGAAATTGACCTCGGATAGCTATATTCGGAACAATAAGGTACAAAATTTTGATGCTCTATTACCCGTACAGGAATTGCCAAAGTTTGACTTTGCCGGATGGCGGATATGGGTGAATGTGCATCAAAAAGTTGTTTATAATTGCCTGGAACTACTGCCGGTAAAAGCGATTGATAAAGCACAGTGGGAAGATTTCTGGCGCATATTTAACCTATTTCAATCGGATAAATTTGTGGTAGCCCAGGACGCAGATCAGCAGGAAGGGGACGCCGATATAGACCTTTTAGGCGAGATAAAAGCCCTTTATGATGCAACCCTGCATGACCTGATGCAACAAGCGATCAGCAAAGGTTGGGTAACAGCGGGTAATGCGGAGTACCTCGATTCCTGGATGGACGAAACTGGCAATATCCTGGCCGATGCAGAGCTGGTATTAACGGTACCCAAAATTGTGGTGGGGCCCCGTTCAACCGAATGCCGGAAAATGTTTGAAACCGCAGGATTCAGAGTTTATGCCCTGAACCAGATAAATGACATTAAGCTATGA